In a genomic window of Glycine max cultivar Williams 82 chromosome 13, Glycine_max_v4.0, whole genome shotgun sequence:
- the LOC100814196 gene encoding probable inactive ATP-dependent zinc metalloprotease FTSHI 3, chloroplastic: MACFSLPCNTGSFATPTLTQRRYLGVCGGLCTRSFVFTSLGFNQCFKFQHELVWNKELGYCGSRSRIPSLRVPYCCKTPHGVSSKIEPLVSRSKGERKTHYGKGGSDGLRKRFSLRLRPRLRLLAMRMKRASIRSILNEVGIFIRKNIRAVTFSASISTVFCLCFLFLKLTTLPPPKSVPYSNLIISLQNGYVEKVLVEEGSRRIYYNMKSQHIENDGVSGEESEVADVSIDKDVDKIGSEGTSGAGQTPVGNVLKKFSKTRASIPEWQYSTRKIDHDEKFLVSLMREKGVTYSSAPQSVLRSMRSTLITVITLWIPLIPLMWLLYRQLSAANSPARKQRPNGQTVGFDDVEGIDSAKVELIEIVSCLQGDINYQKLGAKLPRGVLLVGPPGTGKTLLARAVAGEAGVPFFTVSASEFVELFVGRGAARIRDLFNAARKFAPSIIFIDELDAVGGKRGRSFNDERDQTLNQLLTEMDGFESEMRVVVIAATNRPEALDPALCRPGRFSRKVYVGEPDEEGRRKILAVHLRGVPLEEDTSIICHLIASLTTGLVGADLANVVNEAALLAARRGSETVAREDIMEAIERAKFGINDEQLRSSKISKELSKLFPWMPSLMGKSERRQDDQQGPLGYQSLSS, from the exons ATGGCTTGTTTTTCTCTACCTTGCAATACTGGGTCATTTGCTACCCCAACTTTGACTCAAAGAAGATATTTGGGTGTGTGTGGAGGTTTGTGCACTAGGTCATTTGTTTTTACTTCTCTAGGGTTTAACCAATGCTTCAAATTTCAACATGAGTTGGTGTGGAACAAGGAGCTAGGGTATTGTGGTAGTAGAAGTAGAATTCCCTCATTGAGGGTTCCTTATTGTTGCAAGACTCCACatggtgtttcaagtaaaatTGAGCCACTTGTGAGTAGAAGCAAGGGTGAGAGGAAGACTCACTATGGTAAGGGTGGAAGTGATGGGCTGAGGAAGAGATTTTCGTTGAGACTGCGGCCAAGGTTACGGTTATTGGCTATGAGAATGAAAAGGGCTTCCATTAGGTCCATTTTGAATGAGGTGGGGATCTTTATTCGTAAGAACATTAGAGCAGTGacattttctgcttcaatttCTACCGTGTTCTGCCTTTGTTTCTTGTTTCTAAAATTGACTACACTCCCCCCTCCTAAAAGTGTTCCATATTCCAACTTGATCATCAGCCTTCAGAATGGATATGTTGAAAAGGTTTTAGTTGAAGAGGGGTCGCGACGCATATATTACAATATGAAGTCCCAGCATATTGAAAATGATGGGGTTTCTGGGGAAGAATCTGAAGTGGCAGATGTTTCAATTGATAAGGATGTTGATAAGATTGGGAGTGAGGGTACTTCTGGAGCTGGCCAAACTCCAGTGGGGAATGTACTAAAGAAATTCTCCAAGACTCGAGCTTCAATCCCTGAGTGGCAGTATTCCACAAGAAAAATAGATCATGATGAAAAGTTCCTTGTTAGTTTGATGAGAGAAAAAGGGGTTACATATAGCTCTGCCCCTCAATCTGTACTAAGGTCAATGAGGAGTACTTTGATCACTGTGATAACACTGTGGATACCTTTAATTCCATTGATGTGGCTTCTGTATCGCCAACTTTCTGCTGCTAACAGTCCCGCAAGGAAGCAGAGACCGAATGGTCAGACAGTTGGATTTGATGATGTGGAAGGCATTGATTCTGCAAAAGTAGAGCTCATAGAG ATAGTTTCATGTCTGCAAGGGGATATAAATTATCAAAAGCTAGGGGCAAAGTTACCTAGAGGTGTGTTGCTGGTTGGTCCTCCTGGAACTGGGAAGACACTACTTGCACGTGCAGTGGCAGGGGAAGCTGGTGTACCCTTTTTCACTGTATCCGCCAGTGAGTTTGTGGAGTTGTTTGTTGGAAGAGGGGCAGCTAGAATCAGAGACCTTTTCAATGCAGCAAGGAAATTTGCACCATCAATCATATTCATTGACGAACTTGATGCAGTTGGAGGCAAGCGTGGAAGAAGTTTCAATGATGAACGTGACCAGACGTTAAATCAG TTGCTGACAGAAATGGATGGATTTGAATCCGAGATGAGAGTGGTTGTCATTGCAGCAACTAACCGGCCAGAAGCCTTGGATCCAGCTCTATGTCGCCCTGGTCGTTTCTCAAGAAAAGTATATGTAGGTGAACCTGATGAAGAAGGAAGGAGAAAGATATTGGCTGTGCATCTAAGAGGAGTTCCTTTGGAGGAGGACACTAGCATCATTTGCCATTTAATTGCTTCTCTTACTACTGGTTTAGTAGGTGCTGATCTGGCAAATGTTGTCAATGAGGCCGCTTTGCTTGCTGCTCGTAGAG GTAGTGAAACTGTGGCAAGGGAAGATATAATGGAAGCTATTGAAAGAGCGAAATTCGGAATCAATGACGAACAATTGAGGTCTAGTAAAATAAGCAAGGAGCTAAGCAAGCTATTCCCTTGGATGCCATCATTGATGGGAAAAAGTGAGAGGAGACAGGATGACCAGCAAGGACCATTAGGTTATCAATCCCTGAGTTCATGA